In one window of Tellurirhabdus rosea DNA:
- a CDS encoding right-handed parallel beta-helix repeat-containing protein gives MSAPRLEPDHWVDFEQFEPAGDGLTDDAPRLAQALRRCQETQAGLLIDPEKTYYLGTPIDHHFTGVLSIKSAKAGKQATFVLPDQTLMPLRFAAVDGPLQTAPAAEIRPGDSTLVLVNTEGLVPGDLIHIQSDEVWPVERLARKGEYNVVVGVSDTTVTLRHPCQYAYARTEKVVVTHARSATLNLIDLAFHVRDSGDHSTVAVAVYHVQRGLMDHVHLRDAQYAGTEWFGCYESEFRNCLLENANEQGQGYGIALIGGLYANVHHNTAKGCRKLCDFSGDNQRGPSRIGQALGNTAYGEGINSQGNDLFTVQSFCIATHGAADGILIQGNTAIHCQTAFQLRGINVTLDSNRVLGRCITPIALVAGRDHTVTRNVYHSQLGELSPADRETADWQRYPRGVIGLGPDLLPTGRLIIRDNRFDFVRNYGIYGQNLHQACLIENNHFDLNLLGDADPEPVLVFLDGQAAPLTDFHMRNNTWTLSGRSGAALDYQSVVRGKTPPALAPKVIDWPTCELQGVRGSDFLVFKTRLRSPVVDKRIGLKIDKTGSEVRVSGTLFFQFQWSDTPLLEGFPPSSSGQNVPFTYRVDRQPGSLQAMLKGSTGQLQLGAQAGSLGSSFAGGVPFQAVLDFGYQTN, from the coding sequence GTGAGTGCGCCCCGGCTGGAACCGGACCACTGGGTTGACTTCGAGCAGTTTGAACCCGCCGGCGACGGCCTCACGGACGATGCCCCGCGGCTGGCCCAGGCCCTCCGGCGATGCCAGGAAACGCAGGCCGGTCTGCTCATCGACCCCGAAAAAACGTATTATCTGGGTACGCCTATTGACCACCATTTTACCGGTGTGCTTTCCATCAAATCGGCCAAAGCTGGTAAACAGGCCACTTTTGTCCTGCCCGACCAGACACTGATGCCGCTCCGCTTCGCGGCGGTGGACGGGCCTCTGCAAACAGCGCCCGCCGCGGAGATCCGCCCCGGTGATTCGACACTGGTGCTGGTCAATACGGAAGGACTGGTTCCCGGAGACCTGATCCATATCCAGTCGGACGAAGTATGGCCGGTGGAACGGCTCGCCAGAAAAGGCGAATACAATGTGGTCGTCGGCGTTAGCGACACGACGGTTACGCTGCGTCATCCGTGCCAGTATGCTTATGCCCGTACCGAAAAAGTCGTCGTGACTCACGCCCGGTCGGCCACCCTGAACCTGATCGACCTTGCGTTTCACGTCCGCGATTCCGGCGATCATTCCACCGTGGCCGTGGCGGTTTATCACGTACAGCGGGGCCTAATGGATCATGTCCACCTGCGCGATGCCCAGTATGCGGGTACGGAGTGGTTTGGCTGCTACGAGTCCGAGTTCCGGAACTGCCTGCTCGAAAACGCCAATGAACAGGGACAGGGCTACGGCATTGCCCTGATTGGCGGGCTGTACGCCAATGTGCACCACAACACGGCTAAAGGCTGCCGAAAACTCTGTGATTTCTCCGGCGACAACCAGCGCGGCCCAAGCCGAATTGGTCAGGCCCTTGGCAATACGGCTTACGGAGAAGGCATCAACAGCCAGGGCAACGACCTGTTTACGGTGCAATCGTTCTGCATTGCCACGCATGGGGCCGCCGACGGCATACTTATTCAGGGAAACACCGCCATCCATTGCCAGACGGCCTTCCAGTTGCGGGGCATCAACGTCACCCTCGACAGCAATCGGGTACTCGGGCGCTGCATCACGCCCATCGCGCTCGTGGCGGGCCGTGACCATACCGTGACGCGCAACGTGTACCACAGCCAGTTGGGTGAGCTTTCGCCCGCGGACCGCGAAACGGCTGATTGGCAGCGATACCCACGGGGCGTCATCGGCCTTGGACCGGACCTGCTGCCAACCGGTCGGCTCATCATTCGGGACAATCGCTTTGATTTTGTCCGGAACTACGGCATCTACGGCCAGAATCTCCACCAGGCCTGCCTGATTGAAAACAACCACTTCGACCTCAATCTGCTGGGGGATGCCGATCCCGAGCCGGTCCTGGTGTTTCTTGATGGTCAGGCGGCACCGCTAACCGATTTTCACATGCGGAACAACACCTGGACCCTCAGCGGCCGATCCGGTGCGGCCCTGGACTACCAGAGTGTTGTCCGCGGCAAAACCCCGCCTGCTCTGGCCCCAAAGGTCATCGACTGGCCGACCTGTGAATTGCAGGGTGTGCGCGGTTCAGACTTTCTCGTTTTTAAAACCAGACTCCGTTCTCCTGTAGTGGACAAACGAATTGGCCTGAAAATCGACAAGACCGGCTCGGAGGTGCGGGTCAGCGGTACCCTTTTTTTCCAGTTCCAGTGGTCGGACACGCCGCTGCTGGAAGGCTTTCCTCCTTCCAGCAGCGGCCAGAACGTTCCCTTCACGTACCGGGTGGATCGCCAGCCCGGCAGTCTGCAGGCGATGTTGAAGGGCAGCACCGGCCAGTTGCAGTTGGGCGCGCAGGCCGGGTCGCTGGGCTCGTCTTTTGCGGGCGGCGTCCCGTTTCAGGCGGTGCTGGATTTCGGGTACCAGACCAACTAA
- a CDS encoding sugar transferase, with translation MQTLFIPTADPSAAPPSEWPEALSALGYGPEDGDALPPLLQTGAGFAVLRSADEVISGAKTILTPLLNRVPDLFRYLRTAYLALPLNGHLVVRLETNEHRKERLLRSLPAGLSHFRYLLDFLLHRMMPRIYPVKLIYRRLFTATRALSKAEVLGRLYHAGFTVERVCEQNNHLLVIARKAVDNHVPPPPSSEGVLLRMRRIGYGGLPFNVYKLRTMHPYSEHLQEYLIQTSGLEAGGKFKDDFRISTVGKFLRKYWLDELPMAINLLKGDLKLVGVRPLSAHYLSLYPDELKQERAKTRPGLIPPYYADLPGSFPEIVESELRYLRAYAAAPLRTDLRYLWKVVYNIFWKRTRSK, from the coding sequence ATGCAAACGCTTTTTATACCAACTGCCGACCCGTCCGCCGCCCCGCCGTCTGAGTGGCCGGAAGCGCTGTCGGCGCTTGGATACGGCCCGGAGGATGGAGATGCGCTGCCCCCGCTGCTGCAAACCGGGGCGGGTTTTGCGGTCCTGCGGTCGGCGGATGAAGTTATTTCCGGAGCAAAAACTATCTTGACGCCGCTGCTGAACCGGGTCCCCGATCTGTTTCGGTACCTGCGGACCGCTTATCTGGCCCTTCCCCTGAACGGCCACCTGGTCGTCCGGCTCGAAACCAACGAACACCGGAAGGAACGGCTGCTGCGGTCGCTGCCCGCCGGTCTGAGCCATTTTCGCTACCTGCTCGACTTCCTGCTTCACCGGATGATGCCGCGGATTTATCCGGTCAAACTGATCTACCGACGGCTTTTTACGGCCACCCGGGCACTCTCGAAAGCCGAGGTGCTGGGCCGGTTGTATCATGCCGGATTTACGGTGGAACGGGTTTGCGAACAGAACAACCATCTGCTGGTGATTGCCCGAAAAGCGGTGGACAATCACGTTCCGCCGCCGCCCTCGTCGGAAGGGGTGCTCCTCCGCATGCGCCGCATTGGCTACGGCGGGCTTCCGTTCAATGTCTACAAACTGCGGACGATGCATCCGTATTCGGAACACCTGCAGGAGTACCTGATCCAGACCAGCGGACTGGAAGCGGGCGGCAAGTTCAAAGACGACTTCCGCATCAGCACCGTCGGGAAATTTTTGCGGAAATACTGGCTGGACGAGCTGCCCATGGCCATTAATCTGCTGAAAGGCGACCTGAAGCTCGTCGGTGTGCGGCCCCTCAGCGCCCACTACCTCAGCTTATATCCGGACGAATTAAAACAGGAGCGCGCCAAAACCCGACCGGGCCTGATTCCGCCTTATTACGCCGATCTGCCGGGCAGTTTTCCAGAAATTGTCGAGTCCGAACTGCGGTATCTGCGGGCTTACGCTGCCGCCCCGCTCCGTACCGATCTGCGGTACCTCTGGAAAGTGGTTTATAACATTTTCTGGAAACGAACACGCAGCAAATAA
- a CDS encoding DUF354 domain-containing protein, with amino-acid sequence MKILIDLGHPGHVHYFRNAARLLQERGHDVLFTARDRDVIFRLMDAYNLPYFSRGAGGKGFLGKLLYLFQGDLAVAKVASRFGADLFMSFGSPYAAQASKLLGKPHLAFDDTEHAKYEHAMYVPFTDTIVTPRAYRKDFGGKHLRFDGSIELCHLAPPYFQPDARVLQEVGLTESDPFVLLRFVSWSASHDAGHSGIRYQQKIDLVERLRPHARILISSEGELPAELEPYRLSLPPHQLHDLMAFASLYVGEGGTTANECAFLGVPNLLINSLLGAETCPGVSTELKNLGVQEHFTDFTGVPERAVALLTHDERPLWRARRDDMLARSTDVTALMVWLAENYPLSAESLRKNPELLQRFRLVSKAVQ; translated from the coding sequence ATGAAAATTCTCATTGACCTCGGCCACCCCGGCCACGTTCACTATTTCCGCAACGCGGCCCGACTTCTTCAGGAGCGCGGCCACGACGTGCTGTTTACGGCCCGCGACCGGGATGTTATTTTCCGGCTCATGGATGCCTATAACCTGCCCTATTTTTCGCGCGGCGCGGGTGGGAAGGGCTTTCTGGGCAAGCTGCTGTACCTTTTCCAGGGCGATCTGGCGGTGGCGAAAGTGGCCTCCCGCTTCGGTGCCGACCTGTTCATGAGCTTCGGCTCGCCTTATGCGGCGCAGGCCTCCAAACTGCTCGGCAAACCGCACCTGGCCTTCGACGATACCGAACATGCCAAATACGAGCACGCCATGTACGTGCCCTTCACCGACACCATCGTGACCCCACGGGCCTACCGGAAGGACTTTGGCGGCAAACACCTCCGTTTTGACGGCTCCATTGAACTTTGCCACCTGGCTCCCCCCTACTTTCAGCCCGACGCGCGCGTGCTTCAGGAAGTCGGCCTGACCGAATCGGACCCGTTTGTGCTGCTGCGGTTTGTTTCATGGAGCGCCAGTCACGATGCCGGGCATTCGGGAATCCGCTACCAGCAGAAGATCGACCTGGTAGAACGGCTGCGGCCCCACGCCCGGATTCTGATCTCGTCGGAAGGAGAACTGCCCGCGGAACTGGAACCCTACCGCCTCAGCCTTCCCCCCCACCAACTTCACGACCTGATGGCTTTTGCGAGCCTGTACGTAGGCGAAGGAGGCACCACAGCCAACGAATGCGCCTTTCTGGGCGTCCCCAACCTGCTGATCAATAGCCTGCTCGGAGCGGAAACCTGCCCGGGTGTGAGTACGGAACTGAAAAACCTGGGTGTGCAGGAACATTTTACGGATTTTACCGGCGTACCCGAACGGGCCGTGGCACTGCTCACCCACGACGAACGGCCCCTCTGGCGTGCCCGCCGCGATGACATGCTGGCCCGGTCTACGGACGTGACGGCTCTGATGGTGTGGCTGGCCGAAAACTACCCGTTAAGCGCCGAGTCTCTCCGCAAAAACCCCGAACTCCTGCAACGCTTCCGGCTCGTTTCGAAGGCGGTTCAATAA
- a CDS encoding N-acetyl sugar amidotransferase — translation MNTPTTTLTETFQRCRRCVLDTTVADIWFDADGVCKYCYIHEEMERLHPEATRQQELLGFVERIKQDGRGKPYDCLVGVSGGRDSTYTLLTAKKLGLRPLAVHFDNGWNSDIAVSNIRKAVSRLNVDLHTVVADWEEFKDLQRAFLLASVPDADIPTDYAIYSVLYHTAARENIGYILNGHSFRTEGTSPISWTYMDSRYLRDVHQKFGRGVIRSFPVMSLRNLLWRSFGQGIREVRLLAYLDYNKRQVDEVLARELDWVYYGGHHHENLFTRFFQSYLLPQKFNIDKRKPELSALVRSGQISRAEAVMELEASAYEYDPSVVEYAIAKLGWTPAEWEEVFRQPARSHKDFRTYLTLIRRLRQPIRMACRFRFLPHILYLKYAS, via the coding sequence ATGAACACACCAACGACTACCCTTACCGAAACGTTTCAACGCTGCCGCCGCTGTGTGCTCGACACCACGGTGGCCGATATCTGGTTTGATGCCGACGGTGTCTGTAAGTACTGCTACATCCATGAGGAAATGGAGCGGCTGCACCCGGAAGCGACCAGACAGCAGGAACTCCTCGGCTTTGTGGAGCGCATCAAACAGGACGGACGCGGCAAACCTTACGACTGCCTTGTGGGCGTCAGCGGCGGACGCGACAGCACGTATACCCTTTTGACAGCCAAAAAACTGGGTCTGCGCCCGCTGGCCGTGCATTTTGACAACGGCTGGAATTCCGATATCGCCGTTTCCAACATCCGCAAGGCCGTCTCGCGGCTCAACGTAGACCTGCATACGGTAGTGGCGGACTGGGAAGAGTTCAAGGATTTGCAGCGAGCCTTCCTGCTGGCTTCGGTACCCGATGCCGACATTCCGACGGACTACGCCATTTACTCGGTCCTCTACCACACGGCAGCCCGCGAAAATATCGGCTACATCCTCAACGGGCATTCGTTCCGGACGGAAGGTACTTCGCCCATCAGCTGGACCTACATGGACAGCCGGTATCTGCGGGATGTGCACCAGAAATTCGGTCGCGGCGTCATCCGGAGCTTCCCGGTCATGTCGCTGCGGAACCTGCTCTGGCGCAGTTTCGGGCAAGGAATCCGGGAAGTGCGGCTGCTGGCCTACCTGGATTACAACAAACGGCAGGTAGACGAGGTGCTGGCCCGGGAACTCGATTGGGTGTATTACGGCGGCCATCACCACGAAAACCTGTTCACGCGGTTCTTTCAGTCGTATCTGCTGCCGCAGAAGTTCAATATCGACAAGCGGAAACCAGAACTGTCGGCGCTGGTCCGCTCGGGGCAGATTTCCCGCGCAGAAGCCGTGATGGAGCTGGAGGCCAGCGCGTACGAATATGACCCGAGTGTGGTGGAGTACGCCATTGCCAAACTCGGCTGGACACCGGCCGAATGGGAAGAGGTTTTCCGGCAGCCCGCCCGGTCACATAAGGATTTCCGGACGTACCTGACCCTCATCCGACGCCTCCGGCAACCCATCCGGATGGCGTGCCGATTTCGCTTTTTACCGCATATCCTGTACCTGAAATACGCCAGTTAA
- a CDS encoding PIG-L deacetylase family protein: MLFKGKRRVLVLAPHTDDGEFGCGATIAKLIKEGSDVFYAAFSACEQSVLPEFPKDILVTEVKAATKELGIPPENLFLFDFQVRTFNFHRQCILDRLIELRKQIQPDTVFMPALADLHQDHQTIAQEGLRAFKFCSILSYEMPWNNLNFNTSCFVHLTEEHVATKVAALAQYRSQQHRPYANEEFIRAMARMRGVQINTQYAETFETVRWILS, from the coding sequence ATGCTTTTTAAAGGAAAACGACGAGTGCTGGTGCTCGCGCCGCATACCGACGACGGAGAATTTGGCTGCGGCGCCACTATTGCCAAACTGATCAAAGAAGGTTCAGACGTGTTTTATGCCGCTTTTTCGGCCTGCGAACAGTCCGTATTGCCCGAGTTTCCGAAGGACATTCTGGTGACGGAGGTCAAGGCGGCCACCAAAGAACTGGGCATCCCGCCCGAAAACCTGTTTTTGTTCGACTTTCAGGTGCGTACGTTCAACTTCCATCGGCAGTGCATTTTAGACCGGCTGATTGAACTCCGCAAACAGATTCAGCCGGACACCGTCTTCATGCCCGCGCTGGCGGACCTCCACCAGGACCACCAGACCATTGCCCAGGAAGGTCTGCGGGCGTTTAAGTTCTGCTCGATCCTGAGCTACGAAATGCCCTGGAACAACCTGAATTTCAACACCTCCTGTTTTGTACACCTCACCGAGGAGCACGTGGCGACCAAGGTTGCGGCGCTGGCGCAGTACCGTTCGCAGCAGCACCGGCCCTATGCCAACGAGGAATTTATCCGCGCGATGGCACGCATGCGGGGCGTTCAGATCAATACGCAGTACGCCGAAACGTTCGAAACGGTTCGCTGGATTTTATCCTGA
- a CDS encoding DapH/DapD/GlmU-related protein has translation MLTIKDILDKTPHLQFAGNPGSAVEKVEELRHFSGSPTSLLWCNSKNLPRLKTVEAGIIICPKGVLDLGLNPACHYIMVENPRQAFQQVVATFFAPPRKTGICSTAAIDPSARIGKNVFIGHQVVIEENVVIGDNTFIGHHTVISAGTVIENDVYIGANNTIGGIGFGYEKDENGQYARIPHIGNVVIRQKVEIDNNTCIDRAVIGSTIIEENVKIGNLVHISHGVVIGRNSLVIANSMLGGSITLGENVWVAPSANILNGLEIGANSLIGMGAVVTKNVEEKSVMAGNPARSIRKMA, from the coding sequence ATGCTTACGATCAAAGACATACTCGACAAAACGCCTCATCTCCAGTTTGCGGGCAACCCCGGAAGTGCCGTTGAAAAAGTGGAGGAACTCCGCCATTTCAGCGGTTCGCCGACCTCGCTGCTCTGGTGCAACAGCAAAAATCTGCCCCGCCTGAAAACGGTGGAAGCCGGAATCATCATCTGTCCCAAAGGTGTGCTCGACCTCGGACTCAATCCGGCCTGTCATTACATCATGGTCGAAAATCCCCGGCAGGCTTTTCAGCAGGTCGTCGCCACGTTTTTTGCGCCGCCCCGAAAAACCGGCATCTGCAGTACGGCCGCCATCGACCCGAGTGCCCGCATCGGCAAAAACGTTTTCATCGGGCATCAGGTCGTTATCGAAGAAAATGTGGTGATCGGCGACAACACCTTTATCGGCCATCATACCGTGATTTCGGCCGGTACCGTGATCGAGAATGACGTGTACATCGGGGCCAACAACACCATCGGCGGCATCGGTTTCGGGTACGAGAAGGACGAAAACGGCCAGTACGCCCGCATTCCGCATATCGGCAACGTCGTCATCCGGCAGAAGGTCGAAATCGACAACAACACCTGCATCGACCGGGCGGTCATCGGCAGCACGATTATCGAAGAAAACGTCAAGATCGGCAACCTGGTCCACATTTCACACGGCGTTGTGATCGGCCGAAACAGTCTGGTGATTGCCAACAGCATGCTCGGCGGCAGCATCACGCTGGGCGAAAACGTCTGGGTAGCGCCCTCGGCCAATATCCTGAACGGGCTGGAAATCGGTGCCAACTCCCTGATCGGCATGGGCGCCGTCGTGACGAAAAATGTAGAGGAAAAATCCGTCATGGCGGGTAATCCGGCCCGGTCCATTCGCAAAATGGCCTGA
- a CDS encoding DUF882 domain-containing protein codes for MTKPIYRRFRAVFVLLAFGLLSGFGYRFMTYSRLSPTVIQKERLLRQQLRGQGYQPNYWIISGYRAPWLNRMLPLASKRSVHQQGLAIDIWIWDVNGDGRSNRRDVEICVNTLDRIDRQQKSLRGGLGTYYKSVGRMVHFDVAGRKRRWAE; via the coding sequence TTGACTAAACCGATTTACCGACGATTCCGCGCTGTTTTCGTCCTCCTTGCGTTCGGGCTTCTGAGCGGCTTCGGCTACCGTTTTATGACCTACTCGCGTTTGTCTCCCACGGTAATCCAAAAGGAGCGCCTTCTCCGGCAGCAGCTGCGCGGGCAGGGATACCAGCCGAACTACTGGATCATCAGCGGCTACCGGGCTCCGTGGCTCAACCGCATGCTGCCGCTGGCGTCCAAACGCAGCGTCCACCAGCAGGGGCTGGCCATCGACATCTGGATCTGGGACGTCAACGGCGACGGCCGCAGCAACCGCCGCGACGTAGAAATCTGCGTGAACACCCTCGACCGGATCGACCGGCAGCAGAAAAGCCTGCGCGGCGGCTTGGGCACCTATTACAAAAGCGTGGGGCGCATGGTACACTTCGACGTGGCCGGGCGGAAGCGGCGCTGGGCCGAGTAG
- a CDS encoding LamG domain-containing protein translates to MFFTKKSILPLCLFLSAALCLLSSCEPNDVTLEETSPTTYLEKPSVNPSGVISTRQLGLKFDGVDDYIEIPKTLFSGQPTAELTIECWVKTNDHNQEVGPIFNKYAYWSEAKIEYRRGSLNFFYAWPQPPNYPASLLTGQLPDGSWTHIAVTLKNNLCKVYRDGKLAGSTSAAYPISWQTAPGECTLAAGEWGRTIYYFKGIISKFRVSRISRYNADFTPKNDFVTDTNTELLYRFTDTRSQTIKDHSRNANHGIIHGNPTWVQE, encoded by the coding sequence ATGTTCTTTACAAAAAAGTCCATCCTGCCTTTATGCCTTTTCTTATCCGCGGCACTCTGCCTTCTTTCGTCCTGTGAACCGAATGACGTAACGCTGGAGGAAACCAGTCCGACTACTTATCTGGAAAAGCCTTCGGTTAATCCATCCGGCGTCATCAGCACCCGTCAACTGGGCTTGAAGTTTGACGGAGTGGACGATTACATAGAAATCCCCAAAACCCTGTTCAGCGGTCAGCCAACCGCGGAACTGACCATCGAATGCTGGGTTAAAACGAATGACCACAATCAGGAGGTAGGGCCTATCTTCAACAAATACGCTTACTGGAGCGAAGCGAAAATTGAATACCGTCGGGGTTCGTTGAACTTCTTCTACGCATGGCCACAGCCCCCCAATTATCCAGCCTCGCTATTGACGGGTCAACTGCCTGATGGAAGCTGGACCCATATTGCCGTCACCCTGAAAAACAACCTTTGTAAAGTGTACCGGGACGGCAAACTGGCAGGCAGTACATCCGCGGCTTATCCAATTTCGTGGCAAACCGCTCCGGGGGAATGTACCCTTGCCGCCGGGGAATGGGGGCGGACGATCTACTATTTCAAAGGGATCATTTCCAAATTCAGAGTTTCGCGGATCAGCCGCTACAATGCGGATTTTACGCCTAAAAACGACTTCGTAACGGACACAAATACAGAGTTGCTTTATCGGTTTACAGACACGCGCTCCCAAACGATTAAAGACCACAGCCGTAATGCGAATCATGGAATTATTCACGGAAATCCAACCTGGGTACAGGAGTAA
- a CDS encoding polysaccharide deacetylase family protein — MNPSPADFTVKIYRLLLRALMDGSYAFQTFDEFIQTPAERSVVLRHDVDLMPRNSLAFARIQHALGIRGVYYFRAVPESWDERIIREIAALGHEIGYHYECLTTCRGNLERAIEDFGKNLTALRQLAPVSTVCMHGSPMSPYDSKDLWKTYAYADFGIIAEPYFDVDFQKVAYFTDTGRRWDNGGVSVRDKVNASFVHNFRTTHDIIAALRQNSLPRQIMFNFHPQRWNDNLLLWTRELVLQRAKNEVKRYFFVKK; from the coding sequence ATGAATCCCAGTCCTGCTGATTTTACCGTAAAGATTTACCGGCTGCTGCTTCGCGCCCTGATGGATGGGTCGTATGCGTTTCAGACGTTTGACGAATTTATCCAAACTCCCGCTGAGCGGTCGGTTGTCCTGCGGCACGACGTGGACCTGATGCCGCGGAACTCCCTGGCGTTCGCCCGAATCCAGCACGCGCTCGGTATTCGGGGCGTCTACTATTTCCGGGCGGTGCCGGAGAGCTGGGACGAGCGAATCATCCGGGAAATTGCGGCGCTGGGCCACGAGATCGGCTATCATTACGAATGCCTGACCACCTGCAGGGGCAACCTGGAGCGGGCTATCGAAGATTTTGGTAAAAACCTGACCGCCCTCCGGCAACTGGCCCCGGTTTCGACGGTCTGCATGCACGGCAGTCCGATGTCTCCCTACGACTCCAAAGACCTTTGGAAAACTTATGCCTACGCTGATTTCGGCATTATCGCCGAGCCGTACTTCGATGTTGATTTTCAGAAAGTTGCGTACTTTACCGACACGGGCCGCCGCTGGGACAATGGCGGCGTGAGCGTCCGGGATAAAGTCAACGCCTCCTTCGTCCATAACTTCCGGACTACCCACGACATCATTGCGGCCCTCCGGCAGAACAGCCTGCCCAGGCAGATCATGTTCAATTTTCACCCGCAGCGCTGGAACGACAACCTGCTGCTCTGGACCCGGGAACTGGTGCTGCAACGGGCAAAAAATGAAGTCAAGCGCTACTTTTTCGTCAAAAAATAA
- the hisH gene encoding imidazole glycerol phosphate synthase subunit HisH has translation MITIIDYGMGNLRSVQNKFRRLGVDCRISADPKEISSAKGLILPGVGHYGRAMDKLQHLELLDVLRERVLGEQTPVMGICLGMQLLTSGSEEGDAAGLGWIPGHTVRFRLQSEPERKIPHIGWNSVRAAKSHPVLDGLKTEKEMFYFVHSYHVVPENETDTLHTTVYGYEFVSAIQRDHIFGFQYHPEKSQDAGVQIFRNFINLVNAPAYV, from the coding sequence ATGATTACCATCATCGACTACGGCATGGGTAACCTCCGCTCCGTGCAGAACAAGTTCCGCCGACTGGGCGTCGACTGCCGGATCAGTGCCGACCCGAAGGAAATTTCCTCCGCCAAAGGGCTGATTCTGCCGGGCGTAGGTCACTATGGCCGGGCCATGGATAAATTACAGCACCTCGAGCTGCTCGATGTGCTGCGCGAACGGGTGCTGGGCGAGCAGACGCCGGTCATGGGCATCTGTCTGGGAATGCAGTTACTGACCAGCGGAAGCGAAGAAGGCGACGCGGCGGGACTGGGCTGGATTCCGGGTCATACCGTTCGGTTTCGGCTGCAGTCGGAGCCGGAGCGGAAAATACCGCATATCGGCTGGAACAGCGTCCGGGCGGCGAAAAGCCATCCCGTCCTCGACGGCCTGAAGACGGAGAAAGAAATGTTCTATTTCGTTCATTCCTACCATGTTGTCCCGGAAAATGAGACCGATACGCTGCACACTACTGTGTACGGCTACGAGTTTGTTTCCGCCATTCAGCGCGACCATATTTTTGGTTTTCAGTACCATCCGGAGAAAAGCCAGGATGCAGGCGTACAGATCTTCCGCAATTTCATCAACCTGGTAAACGCGCCCGCTTATGTATAG
- a CDS encoding AglZ/HisF2 family acetamidino modification protein: protein MYRPRVIPCLLLQGKGLVKSVQFKNHRYIGDPINAVRLFNDLRADELIFLDINATTDNRTIDPELVRQIGDETNMPFTVGGGIRTLQSIETLIKAGAERVCLNSYALEKPTFVQEASDEFGASTIVACLDVKRNFWRKETVCTRAGAHSTGLNPVTWARQLADLGVGEIVVQSIEHDGMMNGYHLDLVRTISEAVPVPVVALGGGGSFTDLKRAVTEGKASAASAGSLFVFHGPRRAVLVNFPTADELQELER from the coding sequence ATGTATAGACCCCGTGTGATTCCGTGTCTGTTATTGCAGGGAAAAGGGCTGGTCAAGAGCGTCCAGTTCAAGAACCACCGCTACATCGGCGACCCGATCAATGCCGTCCGGCTGTTCAACGACCTGCGGGCCGACGAGCTCATTTTTCTGGACATCAACGCCACGACCGATAACCGAACCATCGACCCTGAACTGGTGCGGCAGATTGGCGACGAAACCAACATGCCGTTCACGGTGGGCGGCGGCATCCGGACGCTCCAAAGCATCGAAACGCTCATTAAAGCCGGGGCCGAACGGGTCTGCCTCAACTCGTACGCGCTCGAAAAACCAACCTTCGTGCAGGAAGCCTCCGACGAATTCGGAGCGTCGACCATCGTCGCCTGCCTCGATGTCAAACGGAATTTCTGGCGAAAAGAGACTGTCTGTACCCGGGCGGGTGCCCATTCGACGGGGCTGAACCCGGTGACCTGGGCGCGGCAGCTGGCCGATCTGGGTGTGGGCGAGATCGTCGTGCAGTCGATCGAACACGACGGCATGATGAACGGCTACCACCTTGACCTCGTCCGCACGATTTCCGAAGCGGTGCCGGTGCCCGTGGTGGCGCTGGGCGGCGGCGGCAGCTTCACCGATCTGAAGCGGGCCGTCACCGAGGGCAAGGCGTCTGCCGCCTCGGCGGGCAGTCTGTTTGTCTTTCACGGACCCAGGCGGGCGGTGCTGGTCAATTTTCCGACCGCCGATGAATTGCAGGAATTAGAACGGTAA